In Chryseobacterium sp. C-71, the genomic window CTTTTATGCTATTATAAAAAATCATTGTCTAAAAATTTTAATCTTCTCCTAATTTGTCTAAAATATCATCAACGATATTAGGTTCATTATAAATCAATTCTACCATTTCAACGCTCTTATTATTCATTTTTAAGATCTTGAAATGATAATTTTCCAAATCAAATTCCTGATTTTCTTCAGGGATATCTTCTAAGGCGTGCAGAATAAATCCGGCCAAAGTATTGTACTCACTTTCTTCAGAAACGGTCAGTTTTTTAGGTAAAGATTCGTTAATTTCATCCAAAGGCTGAGTTGCTTTTACCCAAAAAGTATTGGGACCAACTTTATCAACCAATTTCTCTTCATCATCTTCTTCATCCTGAATTTCACCTACCAATTCTTCCAAAATATCTTCTAGTGTAATGATTCCTTCAGTTCCACCAAATTCATCAATTACAATTGCTAAATGCTGTTTTTTCTGTTGGAAAATTTTCAATAAATCTGAAATTTTCTTGCTTCCAACCACAAAGAAAGACTCCCGCATCAATTCGCTCAAATCTTCATGACTCAAAACTCCTTTTCTTTTAACGAATTCTCTGATGATTTCTTTTGTGTAAAAGACCCCAATAATATTATCAATTGAGTTTTCGTAGACCGGAATTCTGGAATATCCGCTGTCCATGATTTTATTAATGATTTCATTTAAATCATCCGCAAAATCAATTGAGGTAATATTCTGTCTCGGAACCATGATTTGTTTTGCAGAATGGTCTGTAAAATCAAATGCATTTTTAATGATTTCATAGTTTTCTTCTTCAATTTCTCCACTGTCAGCAGATTGCTTAACCAAAAGCTGAAGTTCTTCTGTTGAGTGAATTTCCTGTTCAGAAGCCGGATGAATTTTCATTAATCTTAAAACTCCGTTTGACATCAGGTTCATCAACCAGATAAATGGTTTGAAAACCGTATAAAAAACTCTCAACGGAACTGCAGTTGCCATCGTTGTAGCTTCTGCTTTTCTGATCGCAATAGATTTAGGAATTAATTCACCAAAAACAATATGCATTACCGTGATAATCAGGAAACTAATCACCACCGAAATTGTAGTAACCGTAGATTCACTAAAATTAATATTGAGTGAATGGAACAGATTATCAATCACATGGTGCATTGCACTTTCTCCTACCCAACCTAAAGCTAGTGAAGCTAATGTAATCCCCAACTGCGTGGCAGATAGATACTCATCAAGATGTTTGATAATATGCTCAGCTTGTTTAGCCATCGAATCGCCTTCGGCAGCTTTTATCTGAATTTGGGAATAACGAACTTTAACAATTGAAAATTCTGCGGCTACGAAAAAGCCATTTAATAAAACAAGAAACAAGGCTAGTAAAAGCCTGACTATGTCAGAGTCCATTTAGAAATTATAATTTATTGTACAAAGATATATAAAATAAAACTAACAAAAAAAGCATCGAAGATATCGATGCTTTAATATTTTATGAATATATTCTTACGAATTTTTCAAAGCTTCTGCTCCTGAAACGATTTCTAAGATTTCGTTTGTAATGGCAGCCTGTCTTGCTTTGTTGTAGAAGATCACCAAATCATTCTTCAACTCCTGTGCGTTGTCTGTTGCTTTGTGCATCGCTGTCATTCTGGCACCGTGCTCTGAAGCTACTGAATCTAACACTGCTTTGAAAACCTGAGTCTTAATAGATTTTGGAATCAAATTATCTAAAATTTCAGCTTTATTTGGTTCGAAAATATAATCTGTTTCTACCTGAGCCTCTTTAGCATCAACTTCTGCCATTGTGATTGGAAGAACTTTTTCTGTAATCACATCCTGAGTGGCAGCATTAACGAACTTATTGTAAATAACATACACTTCATCAAATTTACCTTCTCTATAGTTGCTCATTACCGTTTCGGTAA contains:
- a CDS encoding hemolysin family protein — encoded protein: MDSDIVRLLLALFLVLLNGFFVAAEFSIVKVRYSQIQIKAAEGDSMAKQAEHIIKHLDEYLSATQLGITLASLALGWVGESAMHHVIDNLFHSLNINFSESTVTTISVVISFLIITVMHIVFGELIPKSIAIRKAEATTMATAVPLRVFYTVFKPFIWLMNLMSNGVLRLMKIHPASEQEIHSTEELQLLVKQSADSGEIEEENYEIIKNAFDFTDHSAKQIMVPRQNITSIDFADDLNEIINKIMDSGYSRIPVYENSIDNIIGVFYTKEIIREFVKRKGVLSHEDLSELMRESFFVVGSKKISDLLKIFQQKKQHLAIVIDEFGGTEGIITLEDILEELVGEIQDEEDDEEKLVDKVGPNTFWVKATQPLDEINESLPKKLTVSEESEYNTLAGFILHALEDIPEENQEFDLENYHFKILKMNNKSVEMVELIYNEPNIVDDILDKLGED